Below is a window of Plasmodium brasilianum strain Bolivian I chromosome 14, whole genome shotgun sequence DNA.
CTAGctaatttttcttcaaaaaaCCCGATATATATTCAAAGTGAAAATAGGAGAATAAGTGCAAGTTGTGGTAGTAAGGAAGAAATAGAGGGAAGCATTAGTACTCCTGTTATCAAACGTAATTCTAAGAGTGCctttaaaacttttaaaatttcagaAAAGTTAAAGCAAGAGTTTGTAGATATTCGTGAGGAAAGATATAGGAAAGCCGTGTTATTACATTTGTGTAgtaatgtttataaaaaaaatgcaataattttttttaagaccAAATGGGAAACTCATGTAATGTTTTTAACACTTACGCttcttaaatttaaatgtgCCGAATTGCATGGGGCACtgaatcaaaaaaaaagaattgagTCAATTTTAAAGTTTAAAAAAGAGGAAGtagattttttattatgcacCGATCTAGCTTCAAGAGGGTTAGACATTGAACATATTCGTTatgttattaattataacttGCCAACGAATGTTGTtaagtatatacatagaATTGGAAGAACTGCAAGATTAGGCAAGGATGGAACTGCCAGTACATTATACTTACATAATGAAAGAATGgatattaaaaagatattaaaagGACTAAGGAAAAGcgaaaattcaaaaatatttaagagGAGTATTTCCAATGATAACATTTTACGTTGGGGCAAATTACTTGAAaagaataaggaaaaattaaatgaaatattagaACAAGAAAAAGCAGATaaagaattagaaaaatcTACAAAAgcaattgaaaaaataaaaaattttatagaatTTCAGGACGAGATATTGAATAGACCTGCAAAAAAATGGTTTTTAACTAATAAAGAAAggtttaatttaaaaaaattaaacgcAAAAAGTGattcattatcattatgtAATTATTCCAATAATAACAAAGAAAAGAATTTACTGAATAATAGTGACAACAATGCTGCTACAAGTGTACGTTCAAATAATGTGcgagaaaaaggaaaaagaagaaataatagtaaaaataatagaagtaATAAAAGTAGTGAAGAACAGGAGGAAAAGAGGAAACTAAATAGTTATCGTTCTATTATAAGAGACCTAAAGTTGAACATTCTTAcgaataataaaagtaagtTAACTAGGGGCAATTCAGATTATGCAAAAATAGTTAAAAGAGGAAGGGGCAAAAGTAGTAGTAGTGCTAGTAgtaaagataataaaaattttaatgtacccccaagaaagaaaaaaaaaaaaaattaaggatAGTGGTTATGCTATAAAACTTGAGTTACATTTAGGAaagaaacatatttttagGAAGAGAAAGggagatatatatatatatatatatatattaggaaaccccttaattttttgtttatttgtttgtgcATATGTTTTCGTTACTACAGGGGGAAGTTTGCGtaagattttttattttttcgtataATATCACATTGCATTTTGACTTAATTTGTGAAAGGTCTATATATTGGTTCTACTCATGTGAATATATGattatgtgcatatacatatgtacatatatttacatacgtaagtatatatgcttagagttataatttattacacatttgttatgttcatatttatgaaaaatgttattaacgctttattatttgtgccctaaatgtataaatatataatcttaaattacttttatgtatttttttgtaaaaatttaagtatttATTGTTATAGTAAAGTAAGCTTATTGTATCTTTCACGTAGGTGTTAATTCGAGCTAAAATTTATAGCAGcttatatcaaaaaaaaaaaaaaaaacacaaaaaaaaaataaaaaaggaaaaaggaaaataatttgataatatgtatagtactactttattctttatttatacattttaccCTGGATGACGTTcaaattcatttattaaaatttattttattatatttttggtGAATCAAATACTGTAAGGGCATCTCTAGATGTTCAATGTTTTTTGAACTGTTGTAATATATCCCGTAAGGTGGAAAAAAAGgcataatacatttatttatattcatatgtatatatacataatattactataaaTCTTAAAACCAGATATTGCTTTTTTCCTATAACCTAAAAGTTGGCTCGTatctcttttatattttaaatgttttttagAACTAATAATTTACTGttccatatataataatctgCCTTTATGGCTTTtggttttaattttttttttttttttttcgaagttctcaaaggaaaagaatttattcttcgaaaattaaaagaaaaaaaaggacctTTTAGTTTCTTaagtaagtatatattttatagtaacatacttatttttatctttctactttaaaaaaaaactaagtttcaactaatatatatatatatatatgtgcatacagtagtaaatatgtacaattaACAGGTTATTAGTCATATTGATGTTTTGATATGAAAAGCTGaagttttccttttttcaaaacatataaattacataaaaaattattcgaTCGTTAGCTGTTTTATATGACATACCTTGTACTAagttatatatgaaatttcGTTTCTGCAACTGagatttttaattaaataccATTTAGGTTTATGGAATAACATCGAATTATCTCTTATAACATAGGTTATAATAAAAGGAGATATAGCACCTTATGAAAGAAAGGAAAGAgccaataaaaaaaaaaaaaaaaaaaaaaaatgatagttacttaaagcaaataaaaatagggaaaatataacattaaaataaagttttatgtttttttcatttttatgtaatagcatattatatatatatgtataaaattataatgggaataaaaaaagaaaagcctGTGAAAAATGATACCCTcgtttattttacatatatattaaaaaataaagatattttaTGAAGCTTTTTGagcttcattattttatttttgttttaattcttaaaaaattataataataaagttaaaaaaaaaaaagttactCAATGTTACGGTGAAATGCTTTCTACGAATATCaactacataaatataaaaaactttttcagttatataaaatgcaAAAGGGAAGCATAATGAAATGTTtataagaacaaaaagaagaaaagataCATTACGTTTGAAGCTGTAAAGTATAGTATTATAAAGAAAGGCGTATAACACGAGTATAGGGTGTATATGAGGAGAACGCCAGAGGAGGGATATAAAACTAGGAAAAGGTGTTTAGAAAATATGAGTGTTTGTATATAGGTATGTACAAtgttcaaatatatatgtacacatatatacatagcaTATACCTACACTTAGTGAAAAGGTAGAATcgcattttttccttaacctttttttacaaaaaaaggaaaaaaagatgaagcGCGAAAGAAACAAGCTATTAAATGAAAgcaaaggaaaaaggaaaaaaaaagataagatAACAGGAACAGGAatcaatgaaaaaaaaggagatacATTTAACCCTCAGCTTAGTGCGAGGGAGTTGAAGAAAATACAGTACTACGAAAATATGTTTAAGAAAATGGAGAAGCAAAAGGAGGAGAATGGTAATGAAAGGgagaataaaaacaaaaaaaaaagtagtcatgtgagaaaaacgaaaaaggaagatacagcaaataataaaaaggaatttgATGAAAACAAAGTGGTATATGAGCATATAATTAAGGAtgcaaaaaatgaagatgTCCATAGTAGTAAAGaggaatatgaaaatttagaAATGAATGAGCAAAAATATCAGAAGCTTTCCCGAAAAAAAGTGAATGCTAATGATAATACGGATGAAGATTTTACACCTAAAAATTCTACAAAAAAAGAGTATACTATTGATGAAAATGTAAGAGTATGTAATTcgattgataaaaaaaatacaaacgataatatattgaataataaagagttaattattagaattaaaaaggagaatttaagtaaagaaaaatggaaaaattataaaataaatgagggtagtaaaaatggaacaaatcaaaacaaaaatgttataaattgTAGCTTGTTTAATAGTGATAGCGAAAATGAAACAGATAAATTAGgagaagtaaataaaaaatatcaagATGATGaggataatatattttatagcaCCATTGAAGGGTTAAACAATTACACTGCTAAAAGTAGAAGCAACGATAGTGATTAtgatagaaataataataaaatcatagaaataataaaaggaaaaaagaaattcaaatgtacaaataataatttgttgCAAATAAATTCTGAAAAGGGGTACGTATCAGATggtaaaattaattacaaCAGTTcacaaaatgaaataagaCTTAAAACAAATGAGAAGAAATATTCaggtaaagaaaaaaaaaatgtattaaaaataaagagaagtTTTTCAGTAAAttctaatataaatgaatacttTCTTGATATTACCCCAATTATATTGAAATCCGGTTACGATTCTAATAGTTCCGAAAATGGGGTTGAATGTAATGACAACCTTAATTTGTATAGTTTtgaaaataagaagaaaaatgtattaaatttGTTAACAGGTAATGTTGaaggaaaggaaaaattaacttatgctaataaatgtataaaaagtgacatagtgaaaaataaaatttgttacTACAATTATAATACGCAAAGcaagaataaaacaaatgaatgGAATTTCCTGAATAATGATACAAAGGAGATAATCGaagataatgataatttcGATTTGTACTTAAATCACAAAGAATATAtagatgaaaatataaatacgaAATCAAGGAGTACccaatattttaatgaagaagttataagaataaaaaaaccCTTTGGTGGTAAAACTTTTAACATAAAGTCAGCTAGCGATAGTAATAACATTACctatgttaataaaaaatatgatattaattgttgcataaacaaatatttaagtaatatGAGGTATactaatttgaaaaaattaaaaaaagtaaataaggCGAATTTAAATCTATATGTGAAAAGTTGCACAGATTTTTTAAGCTTCGGTAAGTGTGATAGTGCAATTCTATCCCtgaaaaaatttcaaaatgcGTTACAGCAGGAGAGGGAGGGATTGCAATGaatcaaacaaaaaaaaaaaaaaaaaagaagaaaagaagaaaaaataaaatgaacattTGAAAAGATACAAACGCCGAAATTTTTGTTTCCTGGTAGTTGGGGAAatatgcatgcatatatgtatatgtgcttTTCTTGTCTCTCATTCAgtacttatttatttgtgtatGTAGATATATGTGTACTTAAATGCACGCTACACAAATATTTTAGCAGAAATAACAAGACatagtatattattttcccaGTAggttaacaaaaaaaaaaaaaaaaaaatgatgatataGGTACTAGACCTTTCATGAATAGTTCAATTAGAgtataagcaaaaaaaaaaagttatagtTACATTGAAGATAATATAACCTTTATAACTCGACATCGAGAGTTGCAATTTGCAGGGTAGAGcacattatattaaaatgttagAATAAAAGATAGAACGAACAGTGTCATTTGAAGTtaaagtatttatatgtatgtatatatatatatatatattttttttttttttttttttgttagaatttttgaatttattgaGCAATATATAAAGGggcattttcttttttttttttttttgttatacatCGATagttttacatttaattaatttttttttttttcatttttgttttcctttttttgtttttcccaTGTTTTATGTTATTCTAAATTGAGAGGtgtttttgtataattttttcaatatttttttatttatttatttatcaaaattggcttcattatttgtatttaactATATGTAcactatgtatatatggtGGAGCAACATTTGAATacgtaattattattattattgttattttattttgttactattattaggTACATTTTGTTACTTTCCTctaattctatatatatacaaaattttattcattatttatattcccTGTTCATTTTTCagtacttttttattattaaccaatttatgaattaaaaaaaaaaaataaataactgttaattacataaaaaattaaaattttaatctacagtaaaaggaaaaaatgcgTATTGCATTTAAATAATTGCGGATGTTTCATTAATATGTGGTTTATATTTAAACCAAAAATGGAAGTACTCTATATTTGAAGGGAAACTAGAGAGTGCACAAATTAATTCCTGTTTTCACGGGGAGACATACATAGAAAATATGATAACATATTctaaatattatatgcatttaatATTAGATGTTTTCACTTCAAGAAAACAATCACGTCTGTATTCCCGAGtgtccatatatatatatatgtacatatttatatgtgtatgtatgcttATACCTATTTGTTTCTTCTACTtatgcaaaaaattaaatattcagCCTTCTTTTgaatttctaaaaaaaaaaaaaattaataaaataacttaCGTGAAAtgacaaaatgaaaaaatatgagaaTAATTCAAAGGAATGGAAAAAATCAGCAAATTAATTATCATTGGCAAACTGCTATAACGtttctcatttttatattttttcttttttattttagcaTTATTGTTTACTTTAAAAGTTTTGGATGCTCTCTTtgataaacattttttccccctttttaAGATATAATCCACTAAATTATCATGAGaataaaagatattataaaaatgttttgaCACCACAAAATGGTCGTAAATTAGTTGAGATAATTCGtatttaaaattagaataattGTTGttataaaaggataaaatattatttatagttTCTTGGTTAATATTTggatttacattattatgcttaaaaaataatttttcttcatttattttgcttgaactgttttttattgtataaatgtctttttttttttttaagtaactAAGACATTTAATGTTATCATTTGAACTTTCAACATTTTCAGGTGTGCCCGgtttaaaatttgttttatgaTTTTTCTCTAGACTGTGCTCTCTTTCATTTAAAAAGAGATTATCTTCGAATAGTTGAAAACGTTTGTtggttttttctttttccgtTTGTGCACAAAcatttttaactttataatagtagaagaaaagaaaaatattaatgagattatttatttcctttGTATTTGGTTTTGCATAAGTTAAAATGTTGTAATTATCTGTTTTActtttcttaattttcttttctattaCATCCTTTTCAtcaaatagataaataattttatttatattttcattatctgAGAGGTCTTTATTTTTGCTCATTTTATTCTGACCATCCAAGTTCATTACTTCTATGTGAAATTTTGGGCAGAAAATATTTGGTAGGATTACAGTATGTGGAAAATAggtatttacttttttggaaatttttttaattatttctacattttttttttgatctaACCCtactattaaatatttaggttcataaagcaaaatatcTGCTAACATTAAATTTGGATAAGAAATCAAGGCAAATGATTTGTTCTTTCCACTACtctttatatgtatatggtCATTCAGTAAATTAATTGACGTAaaagaatttattaaataatatagagATGTATGTGCTTGAATATCTGATTgtttaaaaatgtagaaataaTGTTTTTGGAAAATATTCTTCTTGGCAGTTCTTTCGTATTTACCActgatatttttttcttcaagactttttttacttaattttgttttttcatcattaaataatttaccCTGAATAATGTTGTGGGCATTATTTACTACATCGAAATCATCCTTCTGTTTCTCATAATTCAAAAAGGAATAAGATTCGTATACATTAATGGAACATAATAGCTTGTTTAGATATGCTTCATCTATGAGACCACTCTTAAAataagttaaaattttttctaattttatattatttatataaatatttatatattcttttttctttatatacaTGTCTATTAtcaaagaaataataacttTTACAGAGTCCAGAACATTTTGTTTCAAGAAAAACATATTGTTTATGTCTGTTAAACAATGTAGATCAgcaattaatattattttctttaactTTACTacattttccttatttttgcttacataatttgtattttttttttttgcttctaCGTTTATAAGAGGGTGTAAACAACCAATATAATTTCCCAAGTGAATGCTCCCACTAGGCTGAGAAATTTTTGGGggggggggaaaaaaaaaagaaaaaatacataaatgatTACTACATATGTGCTcttgttatattaataataagttACCTTGATGCCTGTTAAAAAAGTACAGCTATCCTTTAAGcgaaaattaaatttaatttttttaatatcaacTATTTTATGTAGAAAAAGAGCAatcctttcatttttttttcctacagtgacatttttacaaaaattaatttgaaTAATCAAGAGGAAGGATAAAATTAGGTTTTTCCCTTTTCTCATTATATTCATCAGGAATACTCCAAATTATGGGTGAACGAGCAAGgaaatccattttttttttttcttgaaaGCGCGTTAAAatgggagaaaaaaaaacaaaaaaacaaagaacgGGAGGgaaataaaatgtacaaatgAATGCTTACatgtttgttttatatacttttgtATCTTTCAAaggacattttttttattttttacttccGTTTTTCTCTACTAATTCTTtcatagaaaaataatataaaataaataaaattaaaaatacgtAATTCTTTCGTACAGCAgaaattatgcatatattaatCAAACAAATACGGTATAAGGGCAACTTACAACtttattcaatatatatatacttttttatataattaatgtgTGTAACtacataaatgtaattttttgtgatgggtaaaaatatttagagTAACTTGAAAAATTGTGATGGCgacatatgaacaaaaaataactataaaaaataagtgaaagctcaaattaaaaaaaaaaaaaaaaaagtgcagATTATTCACATAACAATTAGATAagattaattattattttttctccgCATagaattgtatttttttttttttattttatggtTTAATCAAGGATTTGTCAGTTTTTATTagataaaattaagataacataaaatataataaaaacaactTTTCACTTTTCACTGTTTTTAACTGGGAGACTTATTCTATGGGCGGTTATAAAGTATGACTTTATAAATAgcttcaaaaaatttttatatcacaaaatttaaattaattaaaactgTTAAGTAATATAACGAttgaaagaaataaaataaaatctcAATgtgtgttatatattttgaggGAGCATATAAACACGAAAAAATGAGGCAAATTTTATCACTGTCATCATgaattgtatatatgcagactttaaaaaaaaaaagtgcatatatctaaatgtaaatgtatgtagATATGCCAACATACGATCGGAAACCTAGGttcacaaatatatatatatatataattattcatttatgtatGAACAAACGTAATGATGATAACTCATACAACAGattcaatataaaaaaaacaaatatcaTAAATGGCTTCCCTTTGAAtgtgaaaaaggaaaaaatttcattaaacTGGGTATATTCCAAAAGGgcataaaataacaaaaaaaaaaaaggaaaatgaaaggaaaaaaaaggaaaatgaaaggaaagaaaaggagaaataaaaggaaaaaaaaggtagaaataaaaggaaaaaaaaagggaagaaaaaaggagagaaaaggaaggaaaaagagaagaaaatgaaaaaaatcctatatatcaaatatatcATCCATAGAATATTTCTTGGCGTTCACAAAATTTTGCCTGTTGttattactcttttttttaattttttcatttatttgattgatcataatttttctttgatGTAGTTCATAGTTTATATTAGTTTGTAGCACATccttatttatgtttatatttatacttttttcttttatattatctgttttttcgtttatataaatatcttcaggctttgaaattttttcctttccccTTGTTGCATTATCTGCATGGTTACACACATCGttaatatctttattatcactaaatacatttttattcgTTGTAATGGAATTTGCATCATTTGAAAAAGCGCCATTTCCTTTAGGTTTCACTTCATCGATCTTCTTATCATTCTTATTATAATTGgtatcattttctttttttttaagcataATTCTGTTTACCATTTCTTggttatatatgttatttaaacATAGATTAATTACATCAGGATCATAGATAATTTGTGTTCCTTTGTTTCTAACCTTTTCCTcagaattatttaattcattaaaattaccatcttctttatttttcactTGTATGTTGTTATTATGAACTATGTTCGTATTTTCCAGCAACGTTTccactttattattattaaataccttttcattaatagtattattttctatattcgaagcaattatttcattttttatttttatactatcTTGTATAGTAACATTGTTTAAGCTTTCTCCTTTGGGAGATTCGTTTGAGTTTATACTACCATTGTtcgttatattattattattcgtttctctcttttttttgaattcatTTCTTAAAGCATATATATGAGAGTCATATATTACATGATCAATAAAggttaaaaatgataaagagAGAATATTAACTAATTTATTATCAATGTCAACTGATGAAGAAGACATGGTCGCATTCTCcgctatatttttaatgtagCTATTCAAAATGTTAATTTCTTCACTTGCATTATTTTTGGTATAGATACTGTATGCTGATTCCAACTCGTTTAATGAACTTTTGTTGCTTAAAGGGTTTTCATAAAAATCTACTGGAATATCTGATGGATACATATTTCCATagaatttttcatttccgTCAACTGAGCTATCCTCTTCACCACTTTCATCTAAAGATTTTTCACTCTTgctagaataaaaaatatctatgttaatattatcactttttttatttgatctACTTTTTGTATGTTCTTCATAATAATTCTCATTAATAAAATCACAATTATTTGTGtatcccttttttttctctaccTGTtgattatgtatttttccATAGTTTAtgttagttttatttttcctttttttggaGTTTTCTTTGCTTAAAATCTTTTCAATTTTGTCACCAtaaccatatttttttttacccttACTTGTTATATTCtcgttattattaatatttaccTCAAATTggtgattttttaaaaaggtggaattattaatttgatCATCAAAAGAGACTTGTTCTTTTTTCGAAAAttcactttttaaatttttctccCCTTCCACAACATcaccattattattattactataaataTTGCTGGTATTATTACAACCATTACTGGCAATATTATAACCATTACTGGcattattataactattattgttactttTTAGTACTACTGCTGTATcacatttttgtttatctAACGTTGTTAAAGGCTTGTCATCATGCAAATACTTGCTTTCAATCGTatcttcaaaataaaaaattttaacctCACTTTCTGGATTTTCGTTGCTAACATTTTTATCACAATTGTTCATATAACtgttaataaatgtataactGGGAAAATTTTTGCCTTCACTGCAGAGCACTTTTTTGTTGTTATGTTCTTCTGACTTTTCATATTCTGTTAACTGATGTTTCTTACTTTCATTTAACATATTAAGtgtttttgaatattttgtttcatccttattttcatttttgtttgcTTTGTCAAGTAATTTTTCTGCGTTAATTGTAAAACTTT
It encodes the following:
- a CDS encoding tryptophan--tRNA ligase, whose product is MRKGKNLILSFLLIIQINFCKNVTVGKKNERIALFLHKIVDIKKIKFNFRLKDSCTFLTGIKPSGSIHLGNYIGCLHPLINVEAKKKNTNYVSKNKENVVKLKKIILIADLHCLTDINNMFFLKQNVLDSVKVIISLIIDMYIKKKEYINIYINNIKLEKILTYFKSGLIDEAYLNKLLCSINVYESYSFLNYEKQKDDFDVVNNAHNIIQGKLFNDEKTKLSKKSLEEKNISGKYERTAKKNIFQKHYFYIFKQSDIQAHTSLYYLINSFTSINLLNDHIHIKSSGKNKSFALISYPNLMLADILLYEPKYLIVGLDQKKNVEIIKKISKKVNTYFPHTVILPNIFCPKFHIEVMNLDGQNKMSKNKDLSDNENINKIIYLFDEKDVIEKKIKKSKTDNYNILTYAKPNTKEINNLINIFLFFYYYKVKNVCAQTEKEKTNKRFQLFEDNLFLNEREHSLEKNHKTNFKPGTPENVESSNDNIKCLSYLKKKKDIYTIKNSSSKINEEKLFFKHNNVNPNINQETINNILSFYNNNYSNFKYELSQLIYDHFVVSKHFYNIFYSHDNLVDYILKRGKKCLSKRASKTFKVNNNAKIKKKKYKNEKQIQKKAEYLIFCISRRNK
- a CDS encoding hypothetical protein (conserved Plasmodium protein), which encodes MKRERNKLLNESKGKRKKKDKITGTGINEKKGDTFNPQLSARELKKIQYYENMFKKMEKQKEENGNERENKNKKKSSHVRKTKKEDTANNKKEFDENKVVYEHIIKDAKNEDVHSSKEEYENLEMNEQKYQKLSRKKVNANDNTDEDFTPKNSTKKEYTIDENVRVCNSIDKKNTNDNILNNKELIIRIKKENLSKEKWKNYKINEGSKNGTNQNKNVINCSLFNSDSENETDKLGEVNKKYQDDEDNIFYSTIEGLNNYTAKSRSNDSDYDRNNNKIIEIIKGKKKFKCTNNNLLQINSEKGYVSDGKINYNSSQNEIRLKTNEKKYSGKEKKNVLKIKRSFSVNSNINEYFLDITPIILKSGYDSNSSENGVECNDNLNLYSFENKKKNVLNLLTGNVEGKEKLTYANKCIKSDIVKNKICYYNYNTQSKNKTNEWNFLNNDTKEIIEDNDNFDLYLNHKEYIDENINTKSRSTQYFNEEVIRIKKPFGGKTFNIKSASDSNNITYVNKKYDINCCINKYLSNMRYTNLKKLKKVNKANLNLYVKSCTDFLSFGKCDSAILSLKKFQNALQQEREGLQ
- a CDS encoding hypothetical protein (conserved Plasmodium protein), translated to MNEICFDKNENNLVNNKYNQPQTNVHDESFTINAEKLLDKANKNENKDETKYSKTLNMLNESKKHQLTEYEKSEEHNNKKVLCSEGKNFPSYTFINSYMNNCDKNVSNENPESEVKIFYFEDTIESKYLHDDKPLTTLDKQKCDTAVVLKSNNNSYNNASNGYNIASNGCNNTSNIYSNNNNGDVVEGEKNLKSEFSKKEQVSFDDQINNSTFLKNHQFEVNINNNENITSKGKKKYGYGDKIEKILSKENSKKRKNKTNINYGKIHNQQVEKKKGYTNNCDFINENYYEEHTKSRSNKKSDNINIDIFYSSKSEKSLDESGEEDSSVDGNEKFYGNMYPSDIPVDFYENPLSNKSSLNELESAYSIYTKNNASEEINILNSYIKNIAENATMSSSSVDIDNKLVNILSLSFLTFIDHVIYDSHIYALRNEFKKKRETNNNNITNNGSINSNESPKGESLNNVTIQDSIKIKNEIIASNIENNTINEKVFNNNKVETLLENTNIVHNNNIQVKNKEDGNFNELNNSEEKVRNKGTQIIYDPDVINLCLNNIYNQEMVNRIMLKKKENDTNYNKNDKKIDEVKPKGNGAFSNDANSITTNKNVFSDNKDINDVCNHADNATRGKEKISKPEDIYINEKTDNIKEKSINININKDVLQTNINYELHQRKIMINQINEKIKKKSNNNRQNFVNAKKYSMDDIFDI
- a CDS encoding ATP-dependent RNA helicase DRS1 translates to MKKGKAQGNEEADGENIIKCEEGISKNGQVDNNGESNKNKKGDIKRKDKNKIEDIDEGGTNAQSSGLIDKDTLWSDLYISRPFLKALYELKFNNPTFIQKDVIPLALEGKSILANSETGSGKTLAFVLPILERLLHSPSVKMRKGSKKNISITKGLILLPTRELALQCYDVIKSLTKYVLITHSLFCGGIDTKQQEYEYKKKKDIFVCTPGRILDLLLNSSNDFINFLEIVVFDEADKLLELGFKEECLKILDVCKFKKQILFFSATLTKDIKELANFSSKNPIYIQSENRRISASCGSKEEIEGSISTPVIKRNSKSAFKTFKISEKLKQEFVDIREERYRKAVLLHLCSNVYKKNAIIFFKTKWETHVMFLTLTLLKFKCAELHGALNQKKRIESILKFKKEEVDFLLCTDLASRGLDIEHIRYVINYNLPTNVVKYIHRIGRTARLGKDGTASTLYLHNERMDIKKILKGLRKSENSKIFKRSISNDNILRWGKLLEKNKEKLNEILEQEKADKELEKSTKAIEKIKNFIEFQDEILNRPAKKWFLTNKERFNLKKLNAKSDSLSLCNYSNNNKEKNLLNNSDNNAATSVRSNNVREKGKRRNNSKNNRSNKSSEEQEEKRKLNSYRSIIRDLKLNILTNNKSKLTRGNSDYAKIVKRGRGKSSSSASSKDNKNFNVPPRKKKKKN